From Bos mutus isolate GX-2022 chromosome 5, NWIPB_WYAK_1.1, whole genome shotgun sequence, one genomic window encodes:
- the GGA1 gene encoding ADP-ribosylation factor-binding protein GGA1 isoform X2 gives MEPAMEPETLEARINRATNPLNKELNWASINGFCEQLNEDFEGPPLATRLLAHKIQSPQEWEAVQALTVLETCMKSCGKRFHDEVGKFRFLNELIKVVSPKYLGSRTSEKVKNKILELLYSWTVGLPEEVKIAEAYQMLKKQGIVKADPKLPDDAAFPVPPPRPKNVIFEDEEKSKMLARLLKSSHPEDLRAANKLIKEMVQEDQKRMEKISKRASAIEEVNNNVKLLTEMVMNHSQGGAAARSSEDLMKELYQRCERMRPTLFRLASDTEDNDEALAEILQANDNLTQVINLYKQLVRGEEVNGEATAASIPGATYPAVPTRPGDQASPEQPSTSVSLLDDELMSLGLSDPTPLSGLDGAGWNSFQMSPARREGGLRAAPGDPTPFQRSLTALHPLYTQQSSDSTEAPAPTPAPSVDIRPPAQTPPPASSGLDDLDLLGKTLLQQSLPPESQQVRWEKQQPAPRLTLRDLQNKSSCSLPSSSATGLLHTVSPEPPGPPQQPTPTEVSLANITVPLESIKPSSILPVTVYDQHGFRVLFHFARDPLPGRSDVLVVVVSMLSTAPQPIRNIVFQSAVPKVMKVKLQPPSGTELPAFNPIVHPSAITQVLLLANPQKEKVRLRYKLLFTMGDQTYNEMGDVDQFPPPETWGSL, from the exons ACAGAGCCACAAACCCCCTGAACAAGGAGCTGAACTGGGCCAGCATCAACGGCTTCTGTGAGCAGCTCAACGAGGACTTTGAGGG GCCTCCACTTGCCACCCGGCTGTTGGCCCACAAGATCCAGTCCCCGCAGGAGTGGGAGGCAGTCCAGGCCCTGACG GTGCTGGAAACATGCATGAAGAGCTGCGGCAAAAGGTTCCACGACGAGGTGGGCAAGTTCCGCTTCCTCAACGAGCTTATCAAGGTCGTGTCTCCCAAG TACCTGGGTTCTCGGACATCAGAGAAGGTGAAGAACAAGATCCTGGAGCTTCTCTACAGCTGGACAGTTGGCCTCCCCGAGGAGGTGAAGATTGCAGAGGCCTACCAGATGCTGAAGAAGCAGG GGATTGTGAAGGCCGACCCCAAGCTGCCAGATGACGCCGCCTTTCCCGTTCCTCCACCACGGCCGAAGAATGTGATCTTTGAAGATGAGGAGAAATCCAAG ATGCTGGCCCGCCTGCTGAAGAGCTCCCACCCTGAGGACCTCCGAGCAGCCAACAAACTCATCAAGGAGATGGTGCAGGAG GACCAGAAGCGAATGGAGAAGATCTCGAAGCGGGCGAGCGCCATCGAGGAGGTGAACAACAACGTGAAGCTGCTGACCGAGATGGTGATGAACCACAGCCAGGGCGGCGCGGCGGCCCGGAGCAGCGAGGACCTCATGAAG GAATTGTACCAGCGCTGTGAGCGCATGCGGCCCACCCTTTTCCGACTGGCCAGTGACACGGAGGACAACGACGAGGCCTTAG cggagatcctgcaagccaacgACAACCTTACCCAGGTCATCAACCTGTACAAGCAGCTGGTGCGGGGCGAGGAGGTCAACGGCGAAGCCACCGCTGCCTCTATCCCTG GCGCCACCTACCCAGCTGTGCCCACCCGCCCTGGCGACCAGGCCAGCCCGGAGCAGCCCAGCACCTCAGTGTCCCTGCTTGATGATGAGCTCATGTCTCTGG GCCTCAGCGACCCCACACCCCTCTCTGGCTTGGATGGTGCTGGGTGGAACAGCTTCCAG ATGTCACCtgccaggagggaagggggcctcAGGGCAGCGCCAGGTGACCCGACACCTTTTCAGCGCAGCCTCACCGCCCTGCATCCTTTGTACACCCAACAGTCGTCCGATAGCACGGAAGCCCCAGCCCCGACTCCGGCCCCCAGTGTGGACATTCGGCCCCCAGCGCAGACACCCCCGCCCGCGAGCAGTGGCCTGGATGACCTCGACCTCCTGGGGAAGACCCTCCTGCAGCAGTCACTGCCCCCGGAGTCCCAGCAAGTGCGGTG GGAGAAGCAGCAGCCAGCCCCCCGGCTCACACTCCGGGACCTGCAGAATAAAAGCAGCTGCAGCTTGCCCAGCTCCAGTGCCACCGGCCTGCTCCACACCGTGTCCCCTGAGCCCCCCGGGCCTCCGCAGCAGCCCACGCCCACCGAGGTCTCGCTGGCCAACATCACTGTGCCTCTGGAGTCCATCAAACCCA GCAGCATCTTGCCAGTGACCGTGTATGACCAGCATGGCTTCCGGGTCCTCTTCCACTTTGCACGAGACCCGCTGCCTGGGCGCTCCGacgtgctggtggtggtggtttccaTGCTGAGCACCGCCCCCCAGCCCATCCGCAACATCGTTTTCCAGTCAGCTGTCCCCAAG GTCATGAAGGTGAAGCTTCAGCCACCCTCAGGCACGGAGCTGCCAGCGTTTAACCCTATCGTTCACCCCTCAGCCATCACGCAGGTCCTGCTCCTTGCCAACCCCCAGAAG GAGAAGGTTCGCCTCCGCTACAAGCTCCTCTTCACCATGGGCGACCAGACCTACAACGAGATGGGGGACGTGGACCAGTTCCCCCCACCAGAGACCTGGGGGAGCCTCTAG
- the GGA1 gene encoding ADP-ribosylation factor-binding protein GGA1 isoform X5, with amino-acid sequence MEPAMEPETLEARINRATNPLNKELNWASINGFCEQLNEDFEGPPLATRLLAHKIQSPQEWEAVQALTVLETCMKSCGKRFHDEVGKFRFLNELIKVVSPKYLGSRTSEKVKNKILELLYSWTVGLPEEVKIAEAYQMLKKQGIVKADPKLPDDAAFPVPPPRPKNVIFEDEEKSKMLARLLKSSHPEDLRAANKLIKEMVQEDQKRMEKISKRASAIEEVNNNVKLLTEMVMNHSQGGAAARSSEDLMKELYQRCERMRPTLFRLASDTEDNDEALAEILQANDNLTQVINLYKQLVRGEEVNGEATAASIPGLSDPTPLSGLDGAGWNSFQSSDSTEAPAPTPAPSVDIRPPAQTPPPASSGLDDLDLLGKTLLQQSLPPESQQVRWEKQQPAPRLTLRDLQNKSSCSLPSSSATGLLHTVSPEPPGPPQQPTPTEVSLANITVPLESIKPSSILPVTVYDQHGFRVLFHFARDPLPGRSDVLVVVVSMLSTAPQPIRNIVFQSAVPKVMKVKLQPPSGTELPAFNPIVHPSAITQVLLLANPQKEKVRLRYKLLFTMGDQTYNEMGDVDQFPPPETWGSL; translated from the exons ACAGAGCCACAAACCCCCTGAACAAGGAGCTGAACTGGGCCAGCATCAACGGCTTCTGTGAGCAGCTCAACGAGGACTTTGAGGG GCCTCCACTTGCCACCCGGCTGTTGGCCCACAAGATCCAGTCCCCGCAGGAGTGGGAGGCAGTCCAGGCCCTGACG GTGCTGGAAACATGCATGAAGAGCTGCGGCAAAAGGTTCCACGACGAGGTGGGCAAGTTCCGCTTCCTCAACGAGCTTATCAAGGTCGTGTCTCCCAAG TACCTGGGTTCTCGGACATCAGAGAAGGTGAAGAACAAGATCCTGGAGCTTCTCTACAGCTGGACAGTTGGCCTCCCCGAGGAGGTGAAGATTGCAGAGGCCTACCAGATGCTGAAGAAGCAGG GGATTGTGAAGGCCGACCCCAAGCTGCCAGATGACGCCGCCTTTCCCGTTCCTCCACCACGGCCGAAGAATGTGATCTTTGAAGATGAGGAGAAATCCAAG ATGCTGGCCCGCCTGCTGAAGAGCTCCCACCCTGAGGACCTCCGAGCAGCCAACAAACTCATCAAGGAGATGGTGCAGGAG GACCAGAAGCGAATGGAGAAGATCTCGAAGCGGGCGAGCGCCATCGAGGAGGTGAACAACAACGTGAAGCTGCTGACCGAGATGGTGATGAACCACAGCCAGGGCGGCGCGGCGGCCCGGAGCAGCGAGGACCTCATGAAG GAATTGTACCAGCGCTGTGAGCGCATGCGGCCCACCCTTTTCCGACTGGCCAGTGACACGGAGGACAACGACGAGGCCTTAG cggagatcctgcaagccaacgACAACCTTACCCAGGTCATCAACCTGTACAAGCAGCTGGTGCGGGGCGAGGAGGTCAACGGCGAAGCCACCGCTGCCTCTATCCCTG GCCTCAGCGACCCCACACCCCTCTCTGGCTTGGATGGTGCTGGGTGGAACAGCTTCCAG TCGTCCGATAGCACGGAAGCCCCAGCCCCGACTCCGGCCCCCAGTGTGGACATTCGGCCCCCAGCGCAGACACCCCCGCCCGCGAGCAGTGGCCTGGATGACCTCGACCTCCTGGGGAAGACCCTCCTGCAGCAGTCACTGCCCCCGGAGTCCCAGCAAGTGCGGTG GGAGAAGCAGCAGCCAGCCCCCCGGCTCACACTCCGGGACCTGCAGAATAAAAGCAGCTGCAGCTTGCCCAGCTCCAGTGCCACCGGCCTGCTCCACACCGTGTCCCCTGAGCCCCCCGGGCCTCCGCAGCAGCCCACGCCCACCGAGGTCTCGCTGGCCAACATCACTGTGCCTCTGGAGTCCATCAAACCCA GCAGCATCTTGCCAGTGACCGTGTATGACCAGCATGGCTTCCGGGTCCTCTTCCACTTTGCACGAGACCCGCTGCCTGGGCGCTCCGacgtgctggtggtggtggtttccaTGCTGAGCACCGCCCCCCAGCCCATCCGCAACATCGTTTTCCAGTCAGCTGTCCCCAAG GTCATGAAGGTGAAGCTTCAGCCACCCTCAGGCACGGAGCTGCCAGCGTTTAACCCTATCGTTCACCCCTCAGCCATCACGCAGGTCCTGCTCCTTGCCAACCCCCAGAAG GAGAAGGTTCGCCTCCGCTACAAGCTCCTCTTCACCATGGGCGACCAGACCTACAACGAGATGGGGGACGTGGACCAGTTCCCCCCACCAGAGACCTGGGGGAGCCTCTAG
- the GGA1 gene encoding ADP-ribosylation factor-binding protein GGA1 isoform X1, which produces MEPAMEPETLEARINRATNPLNKELNWASINGFCEQLNEDFEGPPLATRLLAHKIQSPQEWEAVQALTVLETCMKSCGKRFHDEVGKFRFLNELIKVVSPKYLGSRTSEKVKNKILELLYSWTVGLPEEVKIAEAYQMLKKQGIVKADPKLPDDAAFPVPPPRPKNVIFEDEEKSKMLARLLKSSHPEDLRAANKLIKEMVQEDQKRMEKISKRASAIEEVNNNVKLLTEMVMNHSQGGAAARSSEDLMKELYQRCERMRPTLFRLASDTEDNDEALAEILQANDNLTQVINLYKQLVRGEEVNGEATAASIPGSTSALLDLSGLDLPPTGATYPAVPTRPGDQASPEQPSTSVSLLDDELMSLGLSDPTPLSGLDGAGWNSFQMSPARREGGLRAAPGDPTPFQRSLTALHPLYTQQSSDSTEAPAPTPAPSVDIRPPAQTPPPASSGLDDLDLLGKTLLQQSLPPESQQVRWEKQQPAPRLTLRDLQNKSSCSLPSSSATGLLHTVSPEPPGPPQQPTPTEVSLANITVPLESIKPSSILPVTVYDQHGFRVLFHFARDPLPGRSDVLVVVVSMLSTAPQPIRNIVFQSAVPKVMKVKLQPPSGTELPAFNPIVHPSAITQVLLLANPQKEKVRLRYKLLFTMGDQTYNEMGDVDQFPPPETWGSL; this is translated from the exons ACAGAGCCACAAACCCCCTGAACAAGGAGCTGAACTGGGCCAGCATCAACGGCTTCTGTGAGCAGCTCAACGAGGACTTTGAGGG GCCTCCACTTGCCACCCGGCTGTTGGCCCACAAGATCCAGTCCCCGCAGGAGTGGGAGGCAGTCCAGGCCCTGACG GTGCTGGAAACATGCATGAAGAGCTGCGGCAAAAGGTTCCACGACGAGGTGGGCAAGTTCCGCTTCCTCAACGAGCTTATCAAGGTCGTGTCTCCCAAG TACCTGGGTTCTCGGACATCAGAGAAGGTGAAGAACAAGATCCTGGAGCTTCTCTACAGCTGGACAGTTGGCCTCCCCGAGGAGGTGAAGATTGCAGAGGCCTACCAGATGCTGAAGAAGCAGG GGATTGTGAAGGCCGACCCCAAGCTGCCAGATGACGCCGCCTTTCCCGTTCCTCCACCACGGCCGAAGAATGTGATCTTTGAAGATGAGGAGAAATCCAAG ATGCTGGCCCGCCTGCTGAAGAGCTCCCACCCTGAGGACCTCCGAGCAGCCAACAAACTCATCAAGGAGATGGTGCAGGAG GACCAGAAGCGAATGGAGAAGATCTCGAAGCGGGCGAGCGCCATCGAGGAGGTGAACAACAACGTGAAGCTGCTGACCGAGATGGTGATGAACCACAGCCAGGGCGGCGCGGCGGCCCGGAGCAGCGAGGACCTCATGAAG GAATTGTACCAGCGCTGTGAGCGCATGCGGCCCACCCTTTTCCGACTGGCCAGTGACACGGAGGACAACGACGAGGCCTTAG cggagatcctgcaagccaacgACAACCTTACCCAGGTCATCAACCTGTACAAGCAGCTGGTGCGGGGCGAGGAGGTCAACGGCGAAGCCACCGCTGCCTCTATCCCTG ggagcACCTCGGCCCTTCTGGACCTCTCAGGCCTGGATCTCCCTCCGACAGGCGCCACCTACCCAGCTGTGCCCACCCGCCCTGGCGACCAGGCCAGCCCGGAGCAGCCCAGCACCTCAGTGTCCCTGCTTGATGATGAGCTCATGTCTCTGG GCCTCAGCGACCCCACACCCCTCTCTGGCTTGGATGGTGCTGGGTGGAACAGCTTCCAG ATGTCACCtgccaggagggaagggggcctcAGGGCAGCGCCAGGTGACCCGACACCTTTTCAGCGCAGCCTCACCGCCCTGCATCCTTTGTACACCCAACAGTCGTCCGATAGCACGGAAGCCCCAGCCCCGACTCCGGCCCCCAGTGTGGACATTCGGCCCCCAGCGCAGACACCCCCGCCCGCGAGCAGTGGCCTGGATGACCTCGACCTCCTGGGGAAGACCCTCCTGCAGCAGTCACTGCCCCCGGAGTCCCAGCAAGTGCGGTG GGAGAAGCAGCAGCCAGCCCCCCGGCTCACACTCCGGGACCTGCAGAATAAAAGCAGCTGCAGCTTGCCCAGCTCCAGTGCCACCGGCCTGCTCCACACCGTGTCCCCTGAGCCCCCCGGGCCTCCGCAGCAGCCCACGCCCACCGAGGTCTCGCTGGCCAACATCACTGTGCCTCTGGAGTCCATCAAACCCA GCAGCATCTTGCCAGTGACCGTGTATGACCAGCATGGCTTCCGGGTCCTCTTCCACTTTGCACGAGACCCGCTGCCTGGGCGCTCCGacgtgctggtggtggtggtttccaTGCTGAGCACCGCCCCCCAGCCCATCCGCAACATCGTTTTCCAGTCAGCTGTCCCCAAG GTCATGAAGGTGAAGCTTCAGCCACCCTCAGGCACGGAGCTGCCAGCGTTTAACCCTATCGTTCACCCCTCAGCCATCACGCAGGTCCTGCTCCTTGCCAACCCCCAGAAG GAGAAGGTTCGCCTCCGCTACAAGCTCCTCTTCACCATGGGCGACCAGACCTACAACGAGATGGGGGACGTGGACCAGTTCCCCCCACCAGAGACCTGGGGGAGCCTCTAG
- the GGA1 gene encoding ADP-ribosylation factor-binding protein GGA1 isoform X3, giving the protein MEPAMEPETLEARINRATNPLNKELNWASINGFCEQLNEDFEGPPLATRLLAHKIQSPQEWEAVQALTVLETCMKSCGKRFHDEVGKFRFLNELIKVVSPKYLGSRTSEKVKNKILELLYSWTVGLPEEVKIAEAYQMLKKQGIVKADPKLPDDAAFPVPPPRPKNVIFEDEEKSKMLARLLKSSHPEDLRAANKLIKEMVQEDQKRMEKISKRASAIEEVNNNVKLLTEMVMNHSQGGAAARSSEDLMKELYQRCERMRPTLFRLASDTEDNDEALAEILQANDNLTQVINLYKQLVRGEEVNGEATAASIPGSTSALLDLSGLDLPPTGATYPAVPTRPGDQASPEQPSTSVSLLDDELMSLGLSDPTPLSGLDGAGWNSFQSSDSTEAPAPTPAPSVDIRPPAQTPPPASSGLDDLDLLGKTLLQQSLPPESQQVRWEKQQPAPRLTLRDLQNKSSCSLPSSSATGLLHTVSPEPPGPPQQPTPTEVSLANITVPLESIKPSSILPVTVYDQHGFRVLFHFARDPLPGRSDVLVVVVSMLSTAPQPIRNIVFQSAVPKVMKVKLQPPSGTELPAFNPIVHPSAITQVLLLANPQKEKVRLRYKLLFTMGDQTYNEMGDVDQFPPPETWGSL; this is encoded by the exons ACAGAGCCACAAACCCCCTGAACAAGGAGCTGAACTGGGCCAGCATCAACGGCTTCTGTGAGCAGCTCAACGAGGACTTTGAGGG GCCTCCACTTGCCACCCGGCTGTTGGCCCACAAGATCCAGTCCCCGCAGGAGTGGGAGGCAGTCCAGGCCCTGACG GTGCTGGAAACATGCATGAAGAGCTGCGGCAAAAGGTTCCACGACGAGGTGGGCAAGTTCCGCTTCCTCAACGAGCTTATCAAGGTCGTGTCTCCCAAG TACCTGGGTTCTCGGACATCAGAGAAGGTGAAGAACAAGATCCTGGAGCTTCTCTACAGCTGGACAGTTGGCCTCCCCGAGGAGGTGAAGATTGCAGAGGCCTACCAGATGCTGAAGAAGCAGG GGATTGTGAAGGCCGACCCCAAGCTGCCAGATGACGCCGCCTTTCCCGTTCCTCCACCACGGCCGAAGAATGTGATCTTTGAAGATGAGGAGAAATCCAAG ATGCTGGCCCGCCTGCTGAAGAGCTCCCACCCTGAGGACCTCCGAGCAGCCAACAAACTCATCAAGGAGATGGTGCAGGAG GACCAGAAGCGAATGGAGAAGATCTCGAAGCGGGCGAGCGCCATCGAGGAGGTGAACAACAACGTGAAGCTGCTGACCGAGATGGTGATGAACCACAGCCAGGGCGGCGCGGCGGCCCGGAGCAGCGAGGACCTCATGAAG GAATTGTACCAGCGCTGTGAGCGCATGCGGCCCACCCTTTTCCGACTGGCCAGTGACACGGAGGACAACGACGAGGCCTTAG cggagatcctgcaagccaacgACAACCTTACCCAGGTCATCAACCTGTACAAGCAGCTGGTGCGGGGCGAGGAGGTCAACGGCGAAGCCACCGCTGCCTCTATCCCTG ggagcACCTCGGCCCTTCTGGACCTCTCAGGCCTGGATCTCCCTCCGACAGGCGCCACCTACCCAGCTGTGCCCACCCGCCCTGGCGACCAGGCCAGCCCGGAGCAGCCCAGCACCTCAGTGTCCCTGCTTGATGATGAGCTCATGTCTCTGG GCCTCAGCGACCCCACACCCCTCTCTGGCTTGGATGGTGCTGGGTGGAACAGCTTCCAG TCGTCCGATAGCACGGAAGCCCCAGCCCCGACTCCGGCCCCCAGTGTGGACATTCGGCCCCCAGCGCAGACACCCCCGCCCGCGAGCAGTGGCCTGGATGACCTCGACCTCCTGGGGAAGACCCTCCTGCAGCAGTCACTGCCCCCGGAGTCCCAGCAAGTGCGGTG GGAGAAGCAGCAGCCAGCCCCCCGGCTCACACTCCGGGACCTGCAGAATAAAAGCAGCTGCAGCTTGCCCAGCTCCAGTGCCACCGGCCTGCTCCACACCGTGTCCCCTGAGCCCCCCGGGCCTCCGCAGCAGCCCACGCCCACCGAGGTCTCGCTGGCCAACATCACTGTGCCTCTGGAGTCCATCAAACCCA GCAGCATCTTGCCAGTGACCGTGTATGACCAGCATGGCTTCCGGGTCCTCTTCCACTTTGCACGAGACCCGCTGCCTGGGCGCTCCGacgtgctggtggtggtggtttccaTGCTGAGCACCGCCCCCCAGCCCATCCGCAACATCGTTTTCCAGTCAGCTGTCCCCAAG GTCATGAAGGTGAAGCTTCAGCCACCCTCAGGCACGGAGCTGCCAGCGTTTAACCCTATCGTTCACCCCTCAGCCATCACGCAGGTCCTGCTCCTTGCCAACCCCCAGAAG GAGAAGGTTCGCCTCCGCTACAAGCTCCTCTTCACCATGGGCGACCAGACCTACAACGAGATGGGGGACGTGGACCAGTTCCCCCCACCAGAGACCTGGGGGAGCCTCTAG
- the GGA1 gene encoding ADP-ribosylation factor-binding protein GGA1 isoform X4 — protein sequence MEPAMEPETLEARINRATNPLNKELNWASINGFCEQLNEDFEGPPLATRLLAHKIQSPQEWEAVQALTVLETCMKSCGKRFHDEVGKFRFLNELIKVVSPKYLGSRTSEKVKNKILELLYSWTVGLPEEVKIAEAYQMLKKQGIVKADPKLPDDAAFPVPPPRPKNVIFEDEEKSKMLARLLKSSHPEDLRAANKLIKEMVQEDQKRMEKISKRASAIEEVNNNVKLLTEMVMNHSQGGAAARSSEDLMKELYQRCERMRPTLFRLASDTEDNDEALAEILQANDNLTQVINLYKQLVRGEEVNGEATAASIPGLSDPTPLSGLDGAGWNSFQMSPARREGGLRAAPGDPTPFQRSLTALHPLYTQQSSDSTEAPAPTPAPSVDIRPPAQTPPPASSGLDDLDLLGKTLLQQSLPPESQQVRWEKQQPAPRLTLRDLQNKSSCSLPSSSATGLLHTVSPEPPGPPQQPTPTEVSLANITVPLESIKPSSILPVTVYDQHGFRVLFHFARDPLPGRSDVLVVVVSMLSTAPQPIRNIVFQSAVPKVMKVKLQPPSGTELPAFNPIVHPSAITQVLLLANPQKEKVRLRYKLLFTMGDQTYNEMGDVDQFPPPETWGSL from the exons ACAGAGCCACAAACCCCCTGAACAAGGAGCTGAACTGGGCCAGCATCAACGGCTTCTGTGAGCAGCTCAACGAGGACTTTGAGGG GCCTCCACTTGCCACCCGGCTGTTGGCCCACAAGATCCAGTCCCCGCAGGAGTGGGAGGCAGTCCAGGCCCTGACG GTGCTGGAAACATGCATGAAGAGCTGCGGCAAAAGGTTCCACGACGAGGTGGGCAAGTTCCGCTTCCTCAACGAGCTTATCAAGGTCGTGTCTCCCAAG TACCTGGGTTCTCGGACATCAGAGAAGGTGAAGAACAAGATCCTGGAGCTTCTCTACAGCTGGACAGTTGGCCTCCCCGAGGAGGTGAAGATTGCAGAGGCCTACCAGATGCTGAAGAAGCAGG GGATTGTGAAGGCCGACCCCAAGCTGCCAGATGACGCCGCCTTTCCCGTTCCTCCACCACGGCCGAAGAATGTGATCTTTGAAGATGAGGAGAAATCCAAG ATGCTGGCCCGCCTGCTGAAGAGCTCCCACCCTGAGGACCTCCGAGCAGCCAACAAACTCATCAAGGAGATGGTGCAGGAG GACCAGAAGCGAATGGAGAAGATCTCGAAGCGGGCGAGCGCCATCGAGGAGGTGAACAACAACGTGAAGCTGCTGACCGAGATGGTGATGAACCACAGCCAGGGCGGCGCGGCGGCCCGGAGCAGCGAGGACCTCATGAAG GAATTGTACCAGCGCTGTGAGCGCATGCGGCCCACCCTTTTCCGACTGGCCAGTGACACGGAGGACAACGACGAGGCCTTAG cggagatcctgcaagccaacgACAACCTTACCCAGGTCATCAACCTGTACAAGCAGCTGGTGCGGGGCGAGGAGGTCAACGGCGAAGCCACCGCTGCCTCTATCCCTG GCCTCAGCGACCCCACACCCCTCTCTGGCTTGGATGGTGCTGGGTGGAACAGCTTCCAG ATGTCACCtgccaggagggaagggggcctcAGGGCAGCGCCAGGTGACCCGACACCTTTTCAGCGCAGCCTCACCGCCCTGCATCCTTTGTACACCCAACAGTCGTCCGATAGCACGGAAGCCCCAGCCCCGACTCCGGCCCCCAGTGTGGACATTCGGCCCCCAGCGCAGACACCCCCGCCCGCGAGCAGTGGCCTGGATGACCTCGACCTCCTGGGGAAGACCCTCCTGCAGCAGTCACTGCCCCCGGAGTCCCAGCAAGTGCGGTG GGAGAAGCAGCAGCCAGCCCCCCGGCTCACACTCCGGGACCTGCAGAATAAAAGCAGCTGCAGCTTGCCCAGCTCCAGTGCCACCGGCCTGCTCCACACCGTGTCCCCTGAGCCCCCCGGGCCTCCGCAGCAGCCCACGCCCACCGAGGTCTCGCTGGCCAACATCACTGTGCCTCTGGAGTCCATCAAACCCA GCAGCATCTTGCCAGTGACCGTGTATGACCAGCATGGCTTCCGGGTCCTCTTCCACTTTGCACGAGACCCGCTGCCTGGGCGCTCCGacgtgctggtggtggtggtttccaTGCTGAGCACCGCCCCCCAGCCCATCCGCAACATCGTTTTCCAGTCAGCTGTCCCCAAG GTCATGAAGGTGAAGCTTCAGCCACCCTCAGGCACGGAGCTGCCAGCGTTTAACCCTATCGTTCACCCCTCAGCCATCACGCAGGTCCTGCTCCTTGCCAACCCCCAGAAG GAGAAGGTTCGCCTCCGCTACAAGCTCCTCTTCACCATGGGCGACCAGACCTACAACGAGATGGGGGACGTGGACCAGTTCCCCCCACCAGAGACCTGGGGGAGCCTCTAG